The following coding sequences lie in one Apium graveolens cultivar Ventura chromosome 3, ASM990537v1, whole genome shotgun sequence genomic window:
- the LOC141710728 gene encoding nuclear transcription factor Y subunit B-7-like encodes MEFHQINNEREIIEDLNGPSGIASPESPCSKNYCNNTTNNCNCNCNNNTNASNTTNKEQDRFLPIANVGRIMKKGIPANGKISKDAKETVQECVSEFISFVTGEASDKCQREKRKTINGDDIIWAITILGFEDYVTPLKHYLAKYRELEGEKLNVPKHQRGEQQRLQQHDHKTPMPYTSNVYSPQNLISHPSFLPNDQTFPLPFPQNSIQSQFKQESIDSLGHW; translated from the coding sequence ATGGAATTTCACCAAATTAACAATGAACGAGAAATCATTGAAGATTTAAATGGGCCTAGTGGTATCGCAAGCCCCGAAAGTCCCTGTTCAAAAAATTATTGTAACAACACCACCAACAATTGCAATTGCAATTGCAACAACAATACCAACGCTTCAAATACCACCAACAAAGAGCAAGATAGGTTTCTTCCTATAGCCAACGTTGGACGGATCATGAAGAAGGGCATTCCGGCTAATGGCAAGATCTCCAAAGACGCAAAAGAGACCGTTCAAGAATGCGTATCCGAATTCATTAGCTTTGTCACCGGAGAGGCATCCGATAAATGTCAACGCGAGAAGCGGAAAACTATCAACGGGGACGATATTATTTGGGCTATAACCATACTTGGATTCGAGGATTATGTAACTCCACTAAAACATTACCTTGCCAAGTATAGAGAATTAGAAGGTGAAAAACTTAATGTTCCTAAGCACCAACGTGGGGAACAACAACGCCTTCAACAACATGACCATAAAACACCAATGCCCTATACTAGTAATGTATATTCTCCACAAAATCTCATTTCTCATCCATCTTTCCTGCCCAATGATCAAACATTTCCATTACCTTTTCCCCAAAActcaatccaatcacaatttaAACAAGAAAGCATCGATTCCCTGGGACATTGGTAA
- the LOC141710729 gene encoding putative methyltransferase PMT24, with translation MALGRYSRVDGRRSSTSSTVVFVVFIGLCLVGVWMMTSSSIVPVQNVDEVKNEVETQIKENGATSKSNDISEDETSESELKSENKISNIDSDTESNTSDVSTSRDSNSNSQSDTTSMSRGSSESVSEISTVSESNESQPKKFEDNPGTLPEDATKGDNVKVSSSERNISQSDMTSDRSADDNLKLKPVKQSRDEDANLEKGPKSETGNEEDTKEDVVSNTNDQESKFNEKKSKMDEQKQVDEKRYSYGGDPEDDSKVTTSKSNEGKNESEKFTAPQNKDKSKTDDTIEEKPEGISSEKKDLLPSAVQSELLNETMSGDGAWKTQAAESKKEARKSSEPAPETGSDWKVCNVTAGPDYIPCLDNLQAIRRLRSTGHFEHKERHCPDDPPTCLVSLPGKYQRPIQWPMSREKIWYHNVPYTQLAEYKGHQNWVKVSGEYLLFPGGGTQMMQGALPYIDTIQKFVPAIAWGKRSRVILDVGCGVASFGGFLFDRNALAMSFAPNDEHQAQVQFALERGIPAFVSVMGTKRLPFPGKVFDVIHCARCRVPWHAEGGKLLLELNRLLRPGGYFVWSATPVYEKEPEDVQIWEAMKKLLKAICWEVISIYNDKLNKVGIAVFQKTSSNECYETRSEKEPPLCKDSDDPNASWKVPLQVCMHKIPAGATERGSKWPEQWPARMEKAPYWLLSSQVGVYGKPAPDDFVADYEHWKRVVTKSYVTGMGIDWSTVRNVMDMRAIYGGFAAALREMKVWVMNVVNIDSPDTLPLIYERGLIGMYHDWCESFSTYPRTYDLLHADHLFSKIKKKCNFEALVVEVDRILRPEGKLIVRDTVEIISELETKYKSMQWDVRMTYLKDTEGLLCVQKSNWRPKEAITLPYAIANKEDIAREMKLKEELKKIPHGT, from the exons ATGGCGTTAGGGAGATACTCGAGAGTTGATGGCAGAAGATCTTCGACGAGTTCAACAGTAGTTTTTGTGGTGTTTATCGGCCTTTGTTTGGTTGGAGTTTGGATGATGACATCCTCATCAATTGTCCCTGTTCAAAATGTTGATGAGGTCAAGAATGAGGTGGAAACACAGATAAAGGAAAATGGTGCTACGAGTAAGAGCAATGACATTAGTGAGGACGAGACTAGTGAGAGTGAATTAAAGAGTGAAAACAAGATTAGTAATATTGATTCAGACACTGAAAGCAATACGAGTGATGTGAGCACAAGCAGAGATAGTAATTCAAACAGTCAGAGCGACACAACTAGCATGAGCAGAGGAAGCAGTGAGAGTGTCAGTGAGATCAGCACAGTTAGTGAGAGTAATGAAAGCCAGCCCAAGAAGTTTGAGGATAATCCTGGTACTCTACCGGAGGATGCAACCAAAGGGGATAATGTAAAGGTATCCAGTAGTGAAAGAAATATTTCTCAATCTGATATGACATCTGACCGTTCCGCTGATGACAACCTGAAACTGAAACCTGTGAAGCAGAGCAGAGACGAAGATGCTAATTTAGAGAAAGGACCAAAATCTGAGACAGGAAATGAGGAAGATACAAAGGAAGATGTGGTATCTAACACGAATGATCAAGAATCGAAATTTAATGAGAAGAAATCAAAAATGGATGAACAGAAACAAGTGGATGAGAAACGTTATTCTTATGGAGGGGACCCTGAAGATGATTCAAAAGTAACTACATCAAAATCAAATGAAGGAAAAAACGAATCAGAGAAGTTTACTGCACCACAAAACAAGGATAAAAGTAAAACCGATGATACAATCGAAGAGAAGCCAGAGGGTATTTCTAGTGAGAAGAAGGATCTCCTACCTTCTGCAGTTCAATCAGAGCTTTTAAACGAGACTATGAGTGGGGACGGGGCGTGGAAAACCCAAGCAGCAGAATCAAAGAAGGAAGCTCGTAAATCTTCAGAACCTGCTCCAGAAACCGGGTCTGACTGGAAAGTTTGTAATGTTACAGCTGGGCCAGATTACATTCCATGCCTTGATAATTTACAAGCAATAAGGAGACTTAGAAGTACAGGGCATTTTGAACATAAGGAGAGACACTGTCCAGATGACCCACCAACATGCCTAGTTTCACTTCCGGGAAAATACCAGCGTCCAATTCAGTGGCCCATGAGCAGGGAAAAG ATATGGTACCATAATGTCCCCTACACACAGCTCGCAGAATATAAGGGACACCAAAATTGGGTTAAAGTTAGTGGTGAATACCTTTTATTTCCTGGAGGAGGGACCCAGATGATGCAAGGGGCTCTTCCTTATATCGACACCATACAGAAG TTTGTTCCTGCTATTGCTTGGGGAAAACGGTCACGAGTCATATTGGATGTTGGATGTGGGGTTGCTAGCTTTGGAGGTTTTCTTTTTGATAGAAATGCGCTGGCCATGTCATTTGCCCCAAACGATGAACATCAGGCTCAGGTTCAATTTGCACTTGAAAGGGGAATTCCTGCATTTGTAAGTGTGATGGGTACAAAGAGACTTCCATTTCCAGGGAAAGTCTTTGACGTAATCCACTGTGCACGTTGTAGGGTTCCATGGCATGCAGAAG GCGGTAAGCTTCTTTTGGAGCTGAATCGTTTACTCCGCCCCGGGGGATACTTCGTGTGGTCTGCTACTCCTGTCTACGAGAAAGAGCCCGAGGACGTTCAGATTTGGGAAG CTATGAAGAAACTCCTAAAAGCGATCTGCTGGGAAGTCATTTCTATCTATAACGATAAATTAAATAAAGTAGGAATTGCAGTATTTCAGAAAACCAGTTCTAATGAGTGCTATGAAACAAGATCGGAAAAAGAGCCACCCCTATGCAAAGATTCTGATGATCCAAATGCATCCTG GAAGGTACCATTGCAAGTATGCATGCATAAAATACCTGCTGGTGCAACAGAACGTGGGTCGAAATGGCCAGAACAGTGGCCTGCAAGGATGGAAAAAGCACCGTACTGGTTGTTGAGTTCACAGGTTGGAGTTTATGGAAAACCTGCACCTGATGATTTTGTGGCAGACTATGAACACTGGAAACGCGTTGTTACCAAGTCATATGTAACTGGGATGGGTATAGACTGGTCTACAGTGAGGAATGTTATGGACATGAGAGCCATTTATGGAGG GTTTGCTGCAGCTCTAAGAGAAATGAAAGTATGGGTCATGAATGTGGTCAACATAGACTCTCCTGACACACTACCTCTAATATATGAACGCGGACTCATTGGAATGTATCACGACTGGTGTGAATCATTCAGTACGTACCCCAGAACTTACGATCTTCTCCACGCAGATCATCTCTTCTCCAAGATAAAAAAGAA ATGCAACTTTGAGGCACTCGTTGTAGAGGTTGATCGTATCTTAAGACCGGAAGGAAAGCTAATTGTGCGGGATACAGTCGAGATCATTAGTGAACTAGAGACCAAGTATAAATCCATGCAATGGGATGTCCGAATGACCTATTTAAAGGACACAGAGGGGTTGCTGTGCGTGCAGAAGTCAAATTGGCGCCCCAAAGAGGCAATAACACTTCCATATGCAATTGCAAATAAAGAAGATATTGCGCGTGAAATGAAGCTTAAAGAAGAGCTCAAGAAAATACCACATGGTACATAA